The DNA segment GCAGGGCTACGGCTGGTCCGGCATGCCGACGCCCCCGCGCAACAACATGGGCGTCACCGCCATGGTGCTGGGCATCGTGTCCTGCTGCGTGTTCTGCATCTACGGCGTGTTCTCGGTGGTGCTCGGCGTCGTCGCCGTGGTCCTCGGCGTGAAGGGCAAGAAGCTGGCCGACCGCGGTGAGGCCACCAACCGGGGACAGGCCCAGACCGGCTTCATCACGGGCATCATCGGCATCGTCCTCGGCCTCGCGGTGATCACCTCCCTGATCGTCGCCTTCGTGATGGCGACAAGTCGGCAGGACACGACGTTCGCCCCGTACGACAATCCCGCGCCCGGCGCGTCGGTATCCGTGACGCAGGCCTGACGCCGGCCCGACACAGGCCGCGTCCGGTTCGTAAGGCCGCCCCGCTCACTCCCGGTCCCACACGGTGCGAGCGGGGCACAGCTGTACCCCCCGAAGTCCCGGCCGCGCCATCTCGAAGCCTCAGGTGCGGTGAGGCCCTATGCGCCCCCGAGCCGCTCCCGCGCCTCCATCAGCGCGAAGCCCAGCAGGTTGAGCCCCCGCCACCGCCCGGGATCCGATGCCGCCGGGTCGTCGGCGGCGAGGCCTATGCCCCACACCCGGTCCACGGGGCTCGCCTCCACCAGCACCCGCTCCCCGGTGCCGAGCAGGAAGTCCCGCAGGGCGTCGTCCGACGCGAACTTGTGGACGCCGCCCTCGACGACGATCCCGAAGCGCTCCCGCTCCCAGACCGTCTCGTCGAACCCCCGCACCAGCCGGCCCGCCTTCTTCGCCTCGGCGGGATGCGCCGCCGCCAGCACCCGGCGCTCGGCCTCCGCGTCCCCGAACAGCCGGGCCTTGCCGGCCATCATCCAGTGCTCGGCCGTCGCGTACTCCACGCCGTCCACCTCGAAGGGCGACGGCCACCACTGACTCATGCAGGCGGCGCCGATCCGGCCGTCGGGGCGCGGCCGGTGCCCCCAGAAGTGCAGGTACTCGACGCGGCCGCCCGCCTGGACCGCCCCGACCAGGGTCCGAAGGTCGTTGATCTTCCCCATGCACGCGAGTCTGGCACGCACCACTGACACTCCGTCCGCCCTTTTCCCCGTCGGCTCGACACCTGGTCGACAGATTCCGTTGCGTAACCAAAAGGCAACAACGGAATCACTTGTTGGCTCCCTATGGCTCTGTCAGGATCGGCACTCAAATCGAGCTGGAGCTACGCCACGACCCCTGGGACAGGGCGTTCGGCGGAGGAGAGCGACATGCACAACCCCGGCACCGCCCCCCAGGAACGATTCCCCGCACAGACCCGCTTCGCGGCAGGCGCGCAGTTCGTCGCCGGCCGCCTGACGAACGGCACCTCGGGCCGCACCCACACCGTCGTCGACCCCGCGACCGGCGCGCCGGTGTACACCTACGAACTGGCCGGCACCGCGGACGTCGACGCCGCCGTCGCCGCCGCGCGCGACGCCTTCCCCGGCTGGGCCGCCGCCACCCCGGGCGAGCGCTCCGACGCCCTGCACCGGCTCGCCGCCGTACTCGCCGAGCGCGCCGAGGAGTTCGCCCGCGCCGAGTCGCTGCAGTGCGGCAAGCCGCTGAAGCTCACCCGCGAGTTCGACGTGCCGGGGACCATCGACAACACCGTCTTCTTCGCGGGCGCCGCCCGGCATCTGCAGGGGCAGTCGGCCGGTGAGTACTCCGGCGACCACACGTCGTACGTCCGCCGCGAGCCGATCGGTGTCGTGGGGTCCATAGCGCCCTGGAACTACCCCCTGCAGATGGCCGCCTGGAAGATCCTCCCGGCCATCGCCGCGGGCAACACCATCGTGCTCAAGCCCGCCGAACTCACCCCGCTGACCTCACTGCTCCTCGCCCAGGCCGCCACGGACGCGGGCATCCCGGACGGCGTCGTCAACATCGTCACCGGCACCGGCAAGGAGGCCGGCGAGCACCTGGTCGGGCACCCCGGCGTCGCCATGACCTCCTTCACCGGGTCCACCCCCGTGGGCAGGCGGGTCGCCGAACTCGCCACGGCCACCGTCAAGCGCCTGCACCTGGAACTGGGCGGCAAGGCCCCCTTCGTCGTCTTCGACGACGCCGACCTGGACGCCGCGGTCAACGGCGCGGTGGCCGCCGCGCTCATCAACACCGGGCAGGACTGCACGGCCGCCACGCGCGCGTACGTGCAGCGCCCGCTGTACGACGCCTTCGTGGAGCGGACCGCCGCGCTGATGGAGACCGTACGGCTCGGCGACCCCTTCGCCCCCGGCACCGACCTCGGCCCGCTCGTCTCGCACGCCCAGCGCGACCGCGTCGCCGCCTTCGTGGACCGGGCCCGCGCCCACGCGCGCGTGGTGACCGGGGGCGAGGCCCCGAAGGGGGAGCTGGCGGACGGCGCCTACTACCGGCCCACGCTCGTCGCGGACGCCGCCCAGGACAGCGAGATCGTCCAGTCCGAGATCTTCGGGCCGGTGCTGGCCGTCCTCCCCTTCGACACCGACGACGAGGGACTCCGGCTGGCCAACGACACCCCCTACGGCCTGGCCGCCTCCGCGTGGACCGGGAACGTCTACCGCGCGAACCGGGCCACCCGCGAGATCAAGGCGGGCTGCGTGTGGATCAACGACCACATCCCGATCATCAGCGAGATGCCGCACGGCGGCCACCGGGCCTCCGGCTTCGGCAAGGACATGTCGGCGTACTCCTTCGAGGAGTACACGCAGATCAAGCACGTGATGTTCGACAACACCGCGGTGGCCCGCAAGGACTGGCACCGCACGATCTTCGGGGACCGGCCCTAGCCGGACATCACCCGCACCCGGCCGTGCCGGGTGGCGACGACCCGGCCCCTGACCAGGGCGACCCGTTCATCTGCGAAAGGGCACCACGCGCATGGATCAGTATCAGCCCGAACGTCCGACCCCGGCGCAGGTGGCCGCCATGCGGCGCAGCCTGCGCAACGGCCGGGCGGCCATGACCCGCCGGTCGCTGCTGCGGGCCACCGCCGGCGGCACCCTCGCGGCCGGCGGCCTCGGGGCGCTGAGCGGCTGCGGGATACCGGCGGCCGGCAAGGCGCGGGGCGGCATGTCCGCCCAGGACCACTCGGCCCAGGAGAAGACCGTGCACTTCTCCAACTGGACCGAGTACATCGACGTCGACGACAAGGGCAAGAACCACCCGACGCTCGACACCTTCCGCGGGCGCACCGGCATCCAGGTCCAGTACACCGAGGACATCAACGACAACAACGAGTTCTTCGGCAAGATCAAGCCGCAGCTCGCCGCGGGCCAGGACACCGGCCGCGACATCGTCGTCCTCACCGACTGGCTGGCCGCCCGGCTGATCCGCCTGGGCTGGGTGCAGAAGCTGGACCCCGCCAACCTGCCGCACGCCTTCGCCAACCTCTCGCCCCAGTTCCGGTCCCCGGACTGGGATCCGGGCCGCGCCTACTCCTACCCCTGGCAGGGCATCTCGACGGTCATCGCCTACAACAAGAAGGCGCTCGACGGCATCGAGGTGAAGTCGGTCTCCGACCTGCTCGACAATCCCCGGCTCAAAGGCCGGGTAGGCTTCCTGTCCGAGATGCGCGACAGCATCGGTATGACGCTGCTCGACATGGGCAAGGATCCGGCGCGGTTCACCGACGACGACTACGACGCGGTGATCGCGCGGATCCAGAAGGCCGTCGACAAGGGTCAGATCCGCCGTTTCACCGGCAACGACTACACGTCGGACCTCACCAAGGGCGACTTCGCCGCCTGTATCGCGTGGGCCGGTGACGTGGTCCAGCTGAAGGCGGACAGCCCGGACGTGGACTTCATCATCCCCGACAGCGGTTACATGACGTCGTCTGACAACATGCTCATCCCGAACAAGGCACGTCACAAGACGAACGCCGAGCGCCTCATCGACTTCTACTACGAGCCGGCGCAGGCCGCCGCGCTCGCCGCCTACATCAACTACGTCAGTCCGGTCGACGGGGTGAAACCGTACCTTGCGAAAATCGACAAGGACGCGGCGGACAACCCGCTGATCGTGCCCGACAAGGCCATGCAGGCGAAGTCCCATGCCTTCCGCTCCCTGAGCCAGAAGGAAGAGACGACATACGAAGAGAAGTTCGCGAAGCTCACAGGGGCGTGACGACGATGAAGACGACAGACAACGGCGGCGACGTCCGCCTCGCCGGGATCGGCAAGACCTACGGCTCCTTCACCGCCGTACACCCGCTGGACCTGACCGTGCCGCAGGGCTCCTTCTTCGCCCTGCTCGGTGCCTCGGGCTGTGGCAAGACGACCACCCTGCGCATGATCGCCGGCCTGGAGGAACCTTCCTCCGGCACCGTGCACCTGGGCGACCAGGACGTCACGCACCTGCCGCCGTACAAGCGGCCGGTCAACACGGTCTTCCAGTCCTACGCCCTCTTCCCGCACCTCGACATCTTCGAGAACGTCGCCTTCGGCCTGCGCCGGCGTGGCATCAAGAGCGTGAAGACGCAGGTCGGGGAGATGCTGGAGCTGGTCCAGCTCGGCGAGCAGGCGCGCAAGAAACCGCACCAGCTCTCCGGCGGCCAGCAGCAGCGCGTCGCCCTGGCCCGCGCACTGATCAACCACCCCAAGGTGCTCCTCCTCGACGAGCCCCTCGGCGCCCTGGACCTGAAGCTGCGCCGCCAGATGCAGCTGGAGCTCAAGCGCATCCAGACCGAGGTCGGCATCACCTTCATCCACGTCACGCACGACCAGGAGGAGGCCATGACCATGGCCGACACCGTGGCCGTGATGAACGCGGGCCGCGTCGAGCAGCTCGGCTCGCCCGCGGACCTGTACGAGAACCCGCGGACCACCTTCGTCGCCAACTTCCTCGGCACCTCCAACCTCATCGAGGCCGAGGTCGACTCCAGGAGTGGCGACGACATCGTGCTGAAGGCGGGCGACGGCAGGCTGGTGCTGCCCGCGGCCCGCTGTTCCGCCCCGGCGGCGGCCGGCGGCAAGGTGCTGGCCGGCATACGCCCGGAGAAGATCGCCCTCACCCACGCCGACGACGCGGGCTCCGTCCCGGACGGCCGCAACCGCCTCACCGGCAAGATCGCCGACGCCGGCTTCATCGGCGTCTCCACGCAGTACGTGATCGACAGCCCGGTCTGCGGCGAGCTGGCGGTGTACGTCCAGAACGTCGAGCGCGACGCCCGGCTCGTCCCCGGCGCCGACGTCGTCCTGCACTGGAGCCCGGCCCACACCTTCGGTCTCGACGCGGCCCAGTCGCTGCTGGCCGGGACCGCGGGCACCGGGGAAGAGGCGGCCGTCTGATGACGACGCTCACCGAGGCGCCCCCTCCGCTCGCCCCCGCCGAACCGGCCGGCAGGCCCCCGCGCAGGCGGGGCCGTCTCACGCCGTACTGGCTGCTGCTGCCCGGCATCCTGTGGCTGCTCGTCTTCTTCGCGTTGCCGATGATCTACCAGGCCTCCACGTCCGTGCAGACCGGTTCCCTGGAGCAGGGATACAAGGTCACCTGGCACTTCGTGACGTACTGGGACGCGCTCAGCGAGTACTGGCCGCAGTTCGTGCGCTCCGTGCTGTACGCCGCCGCCGCGACCGTGCTGTGCCTGCTGCTCGGCTATCCGCTGGCCTACCTGATCGCCTTCCGCGCGGGCCGCTGGCGGAACCTGATCATGGTCCTGGTGATCGCGCCGTTCTTCACCAGCTTCCTGATCCGCACCCTGGCCTGGAAGACGATCCTCGCGGACAACGGTCCGGTCGTGCACACCCTGAACACGCTGCACGTCCTGGACCTCACCGACTGGATCGGCTGGACGGCCGGCGACCGCGTGCTGGCCACCCCGCTCGCGGTGGTGTGCGGACTGACGTACAACTTCCTGCCGTTCATGATCCTGCCGCTGTACACCTCGCTGGAGCGGATCGACGGACGGCTGCACGAGGCGGCCGGCGACCTGTACGCGAGGCCCTGGACCACCTTCCGCAAGGTGACCTTCCCGCTGTCGATGCCGGGCGTGGTCTCCGGCACGCTGCTGACGTTCATCCCCGCGGCCGGTGACTACGTCAACGCCGAACTCCTCGGCTCGACCGACACCCGCATGATCGGCAACGTGATCCAGACGCAGTTCCTGCGCATCCTGGACTACCCGACGGCCGCGGCCCTCTCCTTCATCCTCATGGCCGCCATCCTGGCCATGGTCACGCTCTACATCCGGCGGTCCGGCACGGAGGATCTGGTCTGATGCCCGTCGTCACCTGGCTCAAGCGCCATCTCGTCGTCATCGCCGGACTGCTGACGCTCGGCTATCTCCTGCTGCCGAACGTCGTCGTGACGGTGTTCTCCTTCAACAAGCCGAAGGGTCGCTTCAACTACGAGTGGCAGCACTTCTCCGCCGACGCCTGGAAGGACCCGTGCGGGGTCGCCGGCATGTGCGGCTCGCTGTCCCTCAGCCTCCAGATCGCCCTGTGGGCGACCGCCGGGGCGACCGCCCTCGGCACGATGATCGCCTTCGCGCTGGTCCGCTACCGCTTCCGCGCGCGCGGCGCCGTCAACTCGCTGATCTTCCTGCCGATGGCGATGCCCGAGGTCGTCATGGCCGCCTCGCTGCTCACCCTGTTCCTCAACATGGGCGCGCAGCTCGGCTTCTGGACGATCCTGATCGCGCACATCATGTTCTGCCTCAGCTTCGTCGTCACCGCGGTCAAGGCGCGCGTGATGTCGATGGACCCGCGCCTGGAGGAGGCCGCCCGGGACCTGTACGCCGGTCCGGTGCAGACCTTCCTGCGGGTCACCCTGCCGATCGCGGCACCCGGTATCGCCGCGGGCGCGCTGCTCTCCTTCGCGCTCTCCTTCGACGACTTCATCATCACCAACTTCAACGCGGGCTCGACCGTCACCTTCCCCATGTTCGTGTGGGGCTCGGCGCAGCGCGGAACGCCCGTTCAGATCAACGTCATCGGTACGGCCATGTTCCTCGTCGCCGTGCTGTTCGTCCTGGTCTCGATGCTGATCACCAACCGCCGGAACCACCGCAAGGCATAGACCCTCTGTAGGGAGTTGAAATCATGGCCCCAAGCGCCATGAGTCGTGGCAAAGACAACTGGATCTCCTCTCTCTCCGAAGCCCAGCCGGTCCCGTACTGGCTGGAAGACCCCGGCAAGCCCCACCCCGAACCCGCCCTCACCTCCGCCGAGACCTGCGATCTGCTGGTCGTCGGCGGCGGCTACAGCGGACTGTGGGCCGCGCTCAACGCCAAAGAGCGCGACCCGCGGCGGGACGTGGTCCTGCTGGAAGGCCGCGAGGCGGGCTGGGCCGCCTCGGGCCGCAACGGCGGCTTCTGCGCCGCCTCCCTCACGCACGGCCTGCCCAACGGCCTCGCCCGCTGGCCCGGCGAGATCCACCGGCTCCAGGAGCTGGGGACGCGCAACCTCGACGAGATCGAGGCCGCGCTCGCCCGGCACGGCATCGACTGCGACTTCGAGCGCACCGGCGAGATCGACGTCGCCACCGAGACCTACCAGGCCTGGGAACTGCGCGACTGGTACCGGGAACTGGAGGACAAGGGCCTGGCCGGCGGCATGGAGTTCCTGGACGCGGACGCCGTGCGCGAGCAGGTGAACTCGCCCACCTTCGCGGCGGGCCTGTGGGACCGCCGGGGCGTGGCCATGCTCCACCCGGCCAAACTGGCCTGGGGCCTGAAGCGGGCCTGCGTGAAGCTGGGGGTGCGCGTGTACGAGCACACGCCCGCGCTCACCCTGAAGCCGTACGGCGCCGGCATGGCCGTCAGCACCCCCTACGGCTCGGTCCGCGCCCGCCGGGTCGTGCTCGCGACGAACGTCTTCCCGAGCCTGCTGAGGCGCGTGCGCTCGTACACCGTGCCGGTCTACGACTACGCCCTGATGACCGAACCGCTCGACGCGGAGCAGCTCGCCTCGCTCGGCTGGAAGAACCGCCAGGGCCTCGGCGACGCGGCCAACCAGTTCCACTACTTCCGGCTGTCCGCCGACAACCGCATCCTGTGGGGCGGCTACGACGCGATCCACCACTACGGCGGCCGGGTGCGCTCGGAGTACGACGACCGCCCGGAGACCTACGCCAAGCTCGCCGGGCACTTCTTCACCTGCTTCCCGCAGCTGGAGGGCGTCCGCTTCACACACGCCTGGGGCGGCGCGATCGACACCTGCTCGCGCTTCTCGGCGTTCTTCGGCACCGCCCACCAGGGGAAGGTGGCCTACGCGGCGGGCTACACCGGCCTCGGTGTCGGCGCCACGCGCTTCGGGGCCGACGTGATGCTCGACCTGCTGGACGGGGAGCGCACCGAGCGGACCGAGCTGGAGATGGTCCGCAGGAAGCCGCTGCCGTTCCCGCCGGAACCGTTCGCCTGGACCGGCATCGCCCTCACCAAGTGGTCACTGGCCCGCGCGGACGCCCAGGCCGGCCGGCGCAACCTGTGGCTGCGGACGATGGACCGGCTGGGTCTGGGCTTCGACAGTTAGCGGACCGGGGCACCCCCCTTGGTAGATGTGACCCAGGTCACGTCGAAGAAAATCCGGGAACCCGCGTAATGCCCGCCGGGGACCTCCCTCTCTTCCGCTGAGGCGCGACCCGCGTCCACGAGAAAGGGAGGTCTCTCATGGCTGGGGCGAAAACGGCGGTCGAGTGGCTGGCATCCGTCGCACCGGATCCGGAGGCGTGCCGCTGGGAGTGGGAGCGCAACCCCCTCGGGGTGGCCCTGCTGCCCGCGGGCAAGGCCTGGGACGTGCTGATCCTCCCGGGCGACCTCGGCTATCCCACCCTGGACGTGCTCACCCGTGTACTCGACCAGCCGGGTCCGGTGCTGGCCGACTTCGGGGACAACAGGGTGGGCTTCTTCGTCCCCCCGGGCACCGCGGCCCGCTGGCTCGGCACCGGCATCCGCACCGCCGGATCCGGCACCTGGATCGTGGTGCCGTACCCGGGCCGGGCGACCCAAGGCGTGCGCTGGCTGGTGCCGCCGGACGGCTCGGGCACGCTGTCCGACCCGGCACTGCTGGAACTGGCGATGCACGAGGCGGCGGCGGGGCCGGCCGGGGGTGGGCGGGGTTGACGGCCGGACATCTTGACAACCGGATTGGTCCGGACCAGGTTGAGTGCGCTCCGCTCCTCCAACTCCCCCAAGCACGGAGGCACTTGTGGAACGCTCCAGACCCCTGGTCGCACTCCTCGCGGCCCTGGCCCTGGCCGTGCCCGGCGTCACGGCGCTCTCGTCGGCCGCGCGCGCGGCCGACGCGGACGCCGTGACGAACGGCGGGTTCGAGTCCGGCCTGTCCGGCTGGACCTGCACCGCCGGTACGACGGTCGGCTCACCCGTGCACAGCGGCGGCTCCGCGCTGCAGGCGACCCCGGCCGGCAGCGACAACGCCCAGTGCGCGCAGACGGTCACCGTCCAGCCGAACTCCGCGTACACGCTGTCCGGTTACGTCCGCGGCGCGTACGTCTACCTCGGCGCGACCGGCACCGGCACC comes from the Streptomyces sp. NBC_00820 genome and includes:
- a CDS encoding DUF4190 domain-containing protein, whose product is MTDGTQPDAGKGFDNPWAPPESKTSLEKGAQQPPVQDHIPGQPAPQQPPVQPQAVHDHETVTSMPTPGFGPPVPPPAQAPAGAAVPPPPVAPSGPGMGAPQAPGGYGYPGYPQGYGWSGMPTPPRNNMGVTAMVLGIVSCCVFCIYGVFSVVLGVVAVVLGVKGKKLADRGEATNRGQAQTGFITGIIGIVLGLAVITSLIVAFVMATSRQDTTFAPYDNPAPGASVSVTQA
- a CDS encoding NADAR family protein, producing MGKINDLRTLVGAVQAGGRVEYLHFWGHRPRPDGRIGAACMSQWWPSPFEVDGVEYATAEHWMMAGKARLFGDAEAERRVLAAAHPAEAKKAGRLVRGFDETVWERERFGIVVEGGVHKFASDDALRDFLLGTGERVLVEASPVDRVWGIGLAADDPAASDPGRWRGLNLLGFALMEARERLGGA
- a CDS encoding gamma-aminobutyraldehyde dehydrogenase — translated: MHNPGTAPQERFPAQTRFAAGAQFVAGRLTNGTSGRTHTVVDPATGAPVYTYELAGTADVDAAVAAARDAFPGWAAATPGERSDALHRLAAVLAERAEEFARAESLQCGKPLKLTREFDVPGTIDNTVFFAGAARHLQGQSAGEYSGDHTSYVRREPIGVVGSIAPWNYPLQMAAWKILPAIAAGNTIVLKPAELTPLTSLLLAQAATDAGIPDGVVNIVTGTGKEAGEHLVGHPGVAMTSFTGSTPVGRRVAELATATVKRLHLELGGKAPFVVFDDADLDAAVNGAVAAALINTGQDCTAATRAYVQRPLYDAFVERTAALMETVRLGDPFAPGTDLGPLVSHAQRDRVAAFVDRARAHARVVTGGEAPKGELADGAYYRPTLVADAAQDSEIVQSEIFGPVLAVLPFDTDDEGLRLANDTPYGLAASAWTGNVYRANRATREIKAGCVWINDHIPIISEMPHGGHRASGFGKDMSAYSFEEYTQIKHVMFDNTAVARKDWHRTIFGDRP
- a CDS encoding polyamine ABC transporter substrate-binding protein, with the translated sequence MDQYQPERPTPAQVAAMRRSLRNGRAAMTRRSLLRATAGGTLAAGGLGALSGCGIPAAGKARGGMSAQDHSAQEKTVHFSNWTEYIDVDDKGKNHPTLDTFRGRTGIQVQYTEDINDNNEFFGKIKPQLAAGQDTGRDIVVLTDWLAARLIRLGWVQKLDPANLPHAFANLSPQFRSPDWDPGRAYSYPWQGISTVIAYNKKALDGIEVKSVSDLLDNPRLKGRVGFLSEMRDSIGMTLLDMGKDPARFTDDDYDAVIARIQKAVDKGQIRRFTGNDYTSDLTKGDFAACIAWAGDVVQLKADSPDVDFIIPDSGYMTSSDNMLIPNKARHKTNAERLIDFYYEPAQAAALAAYINYVSPVDGVKPYLAKIDKDAADNPLIVPDKAMQAKSHAFRSLSQKEETTYEEKFAKLTGA
- a CDS encoding ABC transporter ATP-binding protein, with the protein product MTTMKTTDNGGDVRLAGIGKTYGSFTAVHPLDLTVPQGSFFALLGASGCGKTTTLRMIAGLEEPSSGTVHLGDQDVTHLPPYKRPVNTVFQSYALFPHLDIFENVAFGLRRRGIKSVKTQVGEMLELVQLGEQARKKPHQLSGGQQQRVALARALINHPKVLLLDEPLGALDLKLRRQMQLELKRIQTEVGITFIHVTHDQEEAMTMADTVAVMNAGRVEQLGSPADLYENPRTTFVANFLGTSNLIEAEVDSRSGDDIVLKAGDGRLVLPAARCSAPAAAGGKVLAGIRPEKIALTHADDAGSVPDGRNRLTGKIADAGFIGVSTQYVIDSPVCGELAVYVQNVERDARLVPGADVVLHWSPAHTFGLDAAQSLLAGTAGTGEEAAV
- a CDS encoding ABC transporter permease, with protein sequence MTTLTEAPPPLAPAEPAGRPPRRRGRLTPYWLLLPGILWLLVFFALPMIYQASTSVQTGSLEQGYKVTWHFVTYWDALSEYWPQFVRSVLYAAAATVLCLLLGYPLAYLIAFRAGRWRNLIMVLVIAPFFTSFLIRTLAWKTILADNGPVVHTLNTLHVLDLTDWIGWTAGDRVLATPLAVVCGLTYNFLPFMILPLYTSLERIDGRLHEAAGDLYARPWTTFRKVTFPLSMPGVVSGTLLTFIPAAGDYVNAELLGSTDTRMIGNVIQTQFLRILDYPTAAALSFILMAAILAMVTLYIRRSGTEDLV
- a CDS encoding ABC transporter permease, which translates into the protein MPVVTWLKRHLVVIAGLLTLGYLLLPNVVVTVFSFNKPKGRFNYEWQHFSADAWKDPCGVAGMCGSLSLSLQIALWATAGATALGTMIAFALVRYRFRARGAVNSLIFLPMAMPEVVMAASLLTLFLNMGAQLGFWTILIAHIMFCLSFVVTAVKARVMSMDPRLEEAARDLYAGPVQTFLRVTLPIAAPGIAAGALLSFALSFDDFIITNFNAGSTVTFPMFVWGSAQRGTPVQINVIGTAMFLVAVLFVLVSMLITNRRNHRKA
- a CDS encoding NAD(P)/FAD-dependent oxidoreductase; this encodes MAPSAMSRGKDNWISSLSEAQPVPYWLEDPGKPHPEPALTSAETCDLLVVGGGYSGLWAALNAKERDPRRDVVLLEGREAGWAASGRNGGFCAASLTHGLPNGLARWPGEIHRLQELGTRNLDEIEAALARHGIDCDFERTGEIDVATETYQAWELRDWYRELEDKGLAGGMEFLDADAVREQVNSPTFAAGLWDRRGVAMLHPAKLAWGLKRACVKLGVRVYEHTPALTLKPYGAGMAVSTPYGSVRARRVVLATNVFPSLLRRVRSYTVPVYDYALMTEPLDAEQLASLGWKNRQGLGDAANQFHYFRLSADNRILWGGYDAIHHYGGRVRSEYDDRPETYAKLAGHFFTCFPQLEGVRFTHAWGGAIDTCSRFSAFFGTAHQGKVAYAAGYTGLGVGATRFGADVMLDLLDGERTERTELEMVRRKPLPFPPEPFAWTGIALTKWSLARADAQAGRRNLWLRTMDRLGLGFDS